GATACCAGACAATTATTGGCCAATTACGAGTCTGTCCCCAATAATATGATCCGGGCTATCGTCGATGCTAATACCACGCGCAAAGACTTTATCGCCTTTTCTATTTTAGAACGAAATCCCAAGGTTGTAGGTATTCATCGCCTAATAATGAAAGCGGGATCGGATAATTTTAGAGCTTCGGCGATCCAAGGCATAATGAAGCGCCTAAAAGCAAAAGGCATTGAAGTAGTCGTATACGAACCTGTATTAAAAGAAAGTCACTTTTTTAATTCTCGTGTGATCAGCAGCCTAGAGGAGTTTAAACAGCTATCCGATGTAATCGTCGCTAATCGTGTTACCGACGAAATTAAAGATGTGTTAGATAAAGTATATACCCGAGATTTATTTGGTAATGATTAGTTGTATAGTCTTCTCGCTCAGGTCTTATGGTTCATTGTCAGCGCTTACTCTCGACTTTGGCTCCTGCGTCGTCCTACTACCTAAATCCCTTTAGGCGGCCCCAATCACATAGTAGAGCATATGCTCATGGGGTCTCGAAGCTTGCCTGCATGGATGCAGGTAAGGGGCGTGAGCAGGACGCGGTAGCTTTGACGGCTTCCCCTAAAATCTGATCGCTTTGACTATAACTAATCAAAACTCAGGTATTTATCCTATTTTTTGCTTCGATCCACTGTGCCATATATTTAGTGCTTTGCATGGTATGGTGGTTTAGCATTTGACCAATAAAGTTTTCTTGCCTATGGGCATTGAGTTGGTGACGAACCAGCTCTACCTTTTCGATTAAGCTTTTCGAGATTGTTTCTGGTTGATAATGTTGTTGAATTAGAGATAGGCATTTTTCACTTTTAGTGAGCCAAGTCGATTTATCTGCAAATAACTCAATTGCACGGGCTACAAATGCATTTGTATCGTTTTCGATGAAACCTGGAGCATTGTTAGAGTCAAACATGCCTTCTGCGCCGATACTGGTTGTGACAACAGGTGTTTGATTTAGCATAGCGTCGGCTATTTTACCTTTTAAACCGGCACCAAATTTAAGCGGTGCTAAACACACTTTGGCCTTTTTCATCACTTGGTGCACATCATTTGCCCAGCCTTTAATTAAAAAACCGGTCTTAATACAATTGAGTTGCGTGGCTTTAGGTGGTGTATATGAGCCATAAATGTGTAATTCGGCTTTAGGTAATTGTTGGCGAATAGCCGGCCAAATGGCCTGTTTCAACCAGAGAACAGCATCCCAATTGGGTGCATGCCTAAAATTACCAACAGTGATAAAATGTTGGCGTTGGTCATACTCAAAAGCTTGGCTGGTATTAGCTGTTAATTGAAACGGCATTAAATGCAGTAAACTCGGCGCTATTTTAAAATGCTCTTTTAACAAGTTAAATTCAAATAATGAAATAATCAGGCTTAAATCACAGCGATAAATTGAGGCTATTTCGCGTTTGGCTAAATCCGTGTTTAAGTCTAAGTCTTCGAGGTTGTTCGCAACTTGCCCGTGCTGTTTGACCCAAGTATGGCGCGCTTGTCTTAAAAACTGTAAATCTTCGGTGTTTAAAATACGTAGAGCTTGAGGGCATTGTTGTAGTACTCGCCAACCGTATTGTTCCTCAATCATAAATCGATCGAAAATCACGATTTGTGGATCGAGCTCTTGCACAAAATCGTCAAAGCTACTTGAATTTAACTCAATAGACTGGCAACAATAACCGAGCTTTTGCAGATCAGCCATAAGCGGCGTGGTTTGCGCACTTGAAGCAAAGGTTATTTGCCAATCTTGTTGGTTAAACGTCTTAAGTAAGCTAAGGATGTTGTAACCAGCGGCACTTGAATTTGGCTCTGGCCATACCCAACCTATGCAAAGTAACTTTTTCAATCTTGTCTCAGTCTGCTTTTAGTCAATTAACGTCGCGTATTCTACTGGTTGTTGCGGCAAAAATCAGTATAATGCGCGACCTGCCATCTTTGCAGCAGCATTTTTGTATTGGAATTACGCTCCAACCAACAAGAGGTCAACATGAGCTATATTGTCGCGGCGATGTACAAATTCACTCGCCTTGAAAACTTTGAACAAATTCGTCAACCCCTATTAGATGTCATGCTAGAAAACGAAGTCAAAGGGACTTTGTTACTGGCCAATGAAGGCATTAATGGTACCGTTTCAGGTCCACGCCAAGGTATTGATAATCTTCTTAACTGGTTAAAACAAGACCCACGTTTAGCTGATATTGAGCACAAAGAATCGCTCCACGAAGAACAGCCATTTTATCGCACCAAAGTTAAGCTAAAACGTGAAATTGTAACCATGGGTGTTGAAGGTATCGATCCTAACCATGTTGTTGGCACATATGTTGAACCCAAAGACTGGAATGCATTGATTTCTGATCCGGATGTTGTGTTAGTGGATACGCGTAACGATTACGAAGTGGAAATTGGCACATTTAAAAATGCGGTTGATCCGAATACCAAAACGTTTAGAGAGTTTCCTGATTACGTAAAGAACAATATGGATCCAACCAAGCAGAAAAAAGTTGCTATGTTTTGTACGGGCGGAAT
This genomic window from Saccharobesus litoralis contains:
- the trhO gene encoding oxygen-dependent tRNA uridine(34) hydroxylase TrhO, translated to MSYIVAAMYKFTRLENFEQIRQPLLDVMLENEVKGTLLLANEGINGTVSGPRQGIDNLLNWLKQDPRLADIEHKESLHEEQPFYRTKVKLKREIVTMGVEGIDPNHVVGTYVEPKDWNALISDPDVVLVDTRNDYEVEIGTFKNAVDPNTKTFREFPDYVKNNMDPTKQKKVAMFCTGGIRCEKSTAYMKEQGFEEVYHLKGGILKYLEEVPKEETLWQGDCFVFDQRVAVNHDLEKSIYDQCYACRMPITEEDKLKAEYEKGVSCHHCIDSTSEQDKARFAEREKQLQLAQQRGKQHIGDKKDVGLD
- a CDS encoding glycosyltransferase family 4 protein, with translation MKKLLCIGWVWPEPNSSAAGYNILSLLKTFNQQDWQITFASSAQTTPLMADLQKLGYCCQSIELNSSSFDDFVQELDPQIVIFDRFMIEEQYGWRVLQQCPQALRILNTEDLQFLRQARHTWVKQHGQVANNLEDLDLNTDLAKREIASIYRCDLSLIISLFEFNLLKEHFKIAPSLLHLMPFQLTANTSQAFEYDQRQHFITVGNFRHAPNWDAVLWLKQAIWPAIRQQLPKAELHIYGSYTPPKATQLNCIKTGFLIKGWANDVHQVMKKAKVCLAPLKFGAGLKGKIADAMLNQTPVVTTSIGAEGMFDSNNAPGFIENDTNAFVARAIELFADKSTWLTKSEKCLSLIQQHYQPETISKSLIEKVELVRHQLNAHRQENFIGQMLNHHTMQSTKYMAQWIEAKNRINT